DNA from Desulfobacteraceae bacterium:
ATGCGCTCTACCCGGCCATGGCCGGGGTGGTGCCCCTGACCTGCGAGGCCTATGACCCCGAGCGCGTCTGCGACCGGGCGGAGGTGTTCTTCACGGCTCTACCCCACAAACTGCCCATGGGGATCGTGCCCGGGCTGGCGGACCGGGGCAAACGGGTGATCGACCTTTCGGCGGATTTCCGCTTTCGCGACATCGCCCACTACGAAGCCGCCTACCAACCCCACAGCGCGCCCGAGCTTTTGGCAACTGCGGTTTACGGCCTCTGCGAGGTCAACGCCGAAGAAATCGCCGCCGCCCGGATCGTGGGCAACCCGGGCTGCTACCCCACCAGCATCCTGCTGCCCCTGGTACCGCTCATGGCCGGCGGCCTGCTGGAGCCCCAGTCGCTGGTGGCCGATGCCAAGTCCGGCGTCAGCGGCGCCGGGCGGGGGCTGTCGCTGACCAGCCATTTCTGCGAAGTCGCCGAGTCCTTCAAGGCCTACAAGGTGGCGGCGCACCGCCACAACCCCGAAATGGACGAGGTCCTCAGCCGGGCGGCGGGGCAGTCCGTCCACCTGACCTTCGTGCCGCACCTGCTGCCCATGAGCCGCGGCATGCTGTCCACCATCTACGCTCAGCCCCGGGAGGGGGTCCAGGCGGGCGAGATTCGGGCCTGTCTGGAGGATTTCTATGCCGGCCGCCCGTTTGTCCGGCTGCTGGACGACAGCCGCCTGCCCGACACCCGCAACGTCCGGGGCACCAACTTCTGCGACATCGGGTTTCGCCTGGACGCCGACAACCGCC
Protein-coding regions in this window:
- the argC gene encoding N-acetyl-gamma-glutamyl-phosphate reductase — encoded protein: MTRVGVIGATGYAGAELVRILWGHPEVEVTVITSRQYAGVRFDALYPAMAGVVPLTCEAYDPERVCDRAEVFFTALPHKLPMGIVPGLADRGKRVIDLSADFRFRDIAHYEAAYQPHSAPELLATAVYGLCEVNAEEIAAARIVGNPGCYPTSILLPLVPLMAGGLLEPQSLVADAKSGVSGAGRGLSLTSHFCEVAESFKAYKVAAHRHNPEMDEVLSRAAGQSVHLTFVPHLLPMSRGMLSTIYAQPREGVQAGEIRACLEDFYAGRPFVRLLDDSRLPDTRNVRGTNFCDIGFRLDADNRRLILMGAIDNLVKGAAGQAVQNMNLMLGLAETAGLMAAPYPL